In Ureibacillus thermophilus, the genomic stretch ACCGTTGCGAACGCTTTTGGCACAGAAACATCATGTCAAACGGGAAAACCTTCTCATCGGCAACGGGGCTGCTGAATTATTGACTTTTTTTGCCGGGAGATTTACAAATCAAAAAGTGATCATTGTACATCCAACCTTTTCGGAATATAAAACAACCCTTGAAGCTCAAAAAGCAAAATTGGTGGAACTGGCCGTGGAAAACATTACTGCCTATCAGCTCCCAATTGAGCAAATCAAAAAACAGATGAAGGATGCAGCCTGCCTTTATTTATGCAACCCTAATAATCCCACAGGCTCCCTCATCCCAAAGAAAACGATTGAAGAACTGCTGATTTTTGGGAAAGCTTTGGGATGTGAAATTTTGGTGGATGAAGCCTTTATGGATTGGACTGATGAAACTCAATCGGCCATACCGCTGATTGAATGGTATCCGAATTTAACCGTTTTAAGGTCCATGACGAAAATGTATGGCATTGCAGGCATTCGGTTGGGCTATTTCATTGGACGGAAAGAACTGGTGGAGGAATTAAACGATAAGCTTCCCCATTGGCATGTTAATGCGTTGGCCATTGAAGTTGGCAAATGGTGTTTGGAAGATGAAGCATTCCGGCATGAAAGCATTGCAAAACACGCTGAGATAAAAGCTCGTCTTGAACACTATTTACTTGAGAAACAATGCATCATCACGAACAGCGCAACGAACTTTCTATGCTTTCAGCTGAAAGAACCGGAAAAGACGCAGGACTTTTATTTTGATTGTCTTCGAAAAGGCGTAGTGTTGCGGCATACAGAAAACTTCTACGGCATGGATGGCAAGTGGCTCCGAATCGGCATTAAGAAAGCAGAAGCGATGGAGAAATTTCAACAAATAATGGATGAATGGTATGGACAATAAATTAGAACTTTTTTTCGTGCGCCATGGGGAAACGGAATGGAATCGGGAAGGGCGATTGCAAGGCTGGCTTGATTCCCCGTTAACACCGAATGGCATCAGACAAATCAACCGTTTAAAGGAACAATTAAAAGAAATCTGTTTTGATGCGGCTTTTTCCAGTACTTCCGAAAGGGCATTTCACACGGCCCAATTATTAGCGGGATATGATTTAACGATTAAAAAAGATGAAAGATTATTGGAAATTCATTTAGGCAGCTGGCAGGGAAAACGGATTGTCGATATAGAAACATTCGACGCTGAAAGATATGCCCATTATTGCCATCAGCCTGAAAAATACATTCCTGATACAGGCGAAAGCTTTCAACAAGTCATCCAAAGAATGAACAACTTTCTAGAATATTGTGAAAGCAGCTTCAGCGAGGGGAAAATTTTAGTAATATCCCATGGCGTCGCCATAAGGGCACTCATTATATCCATTTTGCAGCTGCCCATAAACCATATTTGGGACTTTGAGATTGATGGAGCCAGTGTGACAAAAATTGTCTCTTTC encodes the following:
- a CDS encoding pyridoxal phosphate-dependent aminotransferase; the protein is MQYPSHGANYQTLYERFQIPMPEKVYDLSENVNAFGFPAAIKEKWHQLLRHIMTYPHPEAEPLRTLLAQKHHVKRENLLIGNGAAELLTFFAGRFTNQKVIIVHPTFSEYKTTLEAQKAKLVELAVENITAYQLPIEQIKKQMKDAACLYLCNPNNPTGSLIPKKTIEELLIFGKALGCEILVDEAFMDWTDETQSAIPLIEWYPNLTVLRSMTKMYGIAGIRLGYFIGRKELVEELNDKLPHWHVNALAIEVGKWCLEDEAFRHESIAKHAEIKARLEHYLLEKQCIITNSATNFLCFQLKEPEKTQDFYFDCLRKGVVLRHTENFYGMDGKWLRIGIKKAEAMEKFQQIMDEWYGQ
- a CDS encoding histidine phosphatase family protein gives rise to the protein MDNKLELFFVRHGETEWNREGRLQGWLDSPLTPNGIRQINRLKEQLKEICFDAAFSSTSERAFHTAQLLAGYDLTIKKDERLLEIHLGSWQGKRIVDIETFDAERYAHYCHQPEKYIPDTGESFQQVIQRMNNFLEYCESSFSEGKILVISHGVAIRALIISILQLPINHIWDFEIDGASVTKIVSFKKQRMIEYIGKTDFLE